Proteins from one Choloepus didactylus isolate mChoDid1 chromosome 4, mChoDid1.pri, whole genome shotgun sequence genomic window:
- the SEMA7A gene encoding semaphorin-7A, whose protein sequence is MTPPPPGRAALGAPRARVRGPPAGSGLPLRLLLLVWAVAVAAQGHTRTGPRISTVWRGRLGQDRMDFGQAEPHTVLFHEPGSSSVWIGGRGKVYLFDFPEGKNASVHTVNIGSTRGSCQDKRDCDNYITLLEKEDRGLLVCGTNAWRPSCWSLVNGTVESLGEKKGFAPFSPDENSLVLFDGDRVYSTIRKQEYNGKIPRFRRIQGESELYTSDTVMQNPQFIKATIVHQDQAYDDKIYYFFREDNPDKNPEAPLNVSRVAQLCRGDQGGESSLSVSKWNTFLKAMLVCSDAATNKNFNRLQDVFLLPDPSGQWRDTRVYGVFSNPWNYSAVCVYSLGDIDKVFRTSSLKGYHAGLPTPRPGKCLPDRQPIPTETFQVADSHPEVTQRVEPLGPLKTPLFHSKYHYQKVVVHRMHASHGETFHVLYLTTDRGTVHKVVEPGQQENNLIYNIMEIQPFRRAAAVQTMTLDADRRKLYVSSQWEISQVPLDLCEVYGGGCHGCLMARDPYCGWHQGRCISIYSSQGPVLQSINPKEPHKECPNPNPDVAPLQKVSLARNSRYYLSCPMESRHATYLWLHEQNVEQSCEPGHQSPNCILFIENLTARQYGHYRCEAREGSYLREAQHWELLPENSATAEHLTGRAHTLATSLWLGVLPILLLGLLVH, encoded by the exons GCCGCCTTGGGCAGGACCGCATGGACTTTGGCCAGGCTGAGCCCCACACGGTGCTTTTCCACGAGCCGGGCAGCTCCTCGGTGTGGATCGGTGGGCGAGGCAAGGTGTATCTCTTTGACTTCCCCGAGGGCAAGAACGCCTCAGTGCACACG gtgaACATCGGCTCCACGAGGGGGTCCTGCCAGGACAAGCGA GACTGTGACAACTACATCACTCTCCTGGAGAAGGAGGACAGGGGGCTGCTGGTCTGTGGCACCAATGCCTGGCGTCCCAGCTGCTGGAGCCTG GTGAATGGCACTGTGGAGTCACTTGGTGAGAAAAAGGGCTTTGCCCCGTTCAGCCCGGATGAGAACTCCCTGGTTCTGTTTGATG GGGACAGGGTGTACTCCACCATCCGGAAGCAGGAGTACAATGGGAAGATCCCCCGGTTCCGCCGCATCCAGGGCGAGAGCGAGCTGTACACCAGTGACACTGTCATGCAGA ACCCGCAGTTCATCAAGGCTACCATTGTCCACCAAGACCAGGCCTATGATGACAAGATCTACTACTTCTTCCGGGAGGACAACCCTGACAAAAACCCCGAGGCCCCGCTCAATGTGTCCCGCGTGGCCCAGCTGTGCAGG GGGGACCAGGGTGGCGAGAGTTCACTGTCGGTCTCCAAGTGGAACACCTTCCTGAAAGCCATGCTGGTATGCAGTGATGCTGCCACCAACAAGAACTTCAACAGGCTGCAGGACGTCTTCCTGCTCCCCGACCCCAGTGGCCAGTGGAGGGACACCAGGGTCTATGGTGTTTTCTCCAACCCCTG GAACTACTCGGCCGTCTGTGTGTACTCCCTCGGTGACATCGACAAGGTCTTCCGCACATCCTCGCTCAAGGGCTACCATGCGGGCCTTCCCACCCCGCGGCCTGGCAAG TGCCTTCCAGACCGGCAGCCGATACCCACAGAGACCTTCCAGGTGGCCGACAGTCACCCCGAGGTGACGCAGAGGGTGGAGCCTCTGGGGCCCCTGAAGACACCACTGTTCCACTCTAAGTACCACTACCAGAAAGTGGTCGTCCACCGCATGCACGCCAGCCACGGGGAGACCTTCCACGTGCTTTACCTAACTACAG ACAGGGGCACCGTCCACAAGGTGGTGGAGCCGGGGCAGCAGGAAAACAACCTCATCTACAACATCATGGAAATCCAGCCCTTCCGCCGCGCGGCCGCCGTTCAGACCATGACGCTGGATGCTGACCGG CGGAAGCTCTACGTGAGCTCCCAGTGGGAGATCAGCCAGGTGCCCCTGGACCTGTGTGAGGTCTACGGCGGGGGCTGCCATGGCTGCCTCATGGCCCGGGACCCCTATTGCGGCTGGCATCAGGGCCGCTGCATCTCCATCTACAGCTCCCAAGG GCCTGTGCTGCAGTCCATCAATCCGAAGGAACCACACAAAGAGTGCCCCAACCCAAACCCAG ATGTGGCTCCACTGCAGAAGGTTTCCCTAGCCCGGAACTCTCGCTACTACCTGAGCTGCCCCATGGAGTCCCGTCACGCCACCTACTTGTGGCTCCATGAACAGAATGTGGAGCAGAGCTGTGAGCCGGGCCACCAGAGCCCCAACTGCATCCTGTTCATCGAGAACCTCACGGCCCGCCAGTACGGCCACTACCGCTGCGAGGCCCGGGAGGGCTCCTACCTCCGGGAGGCTCAGCACTGGGAGCTGCTGCCCGAGAACAGCGCCACAGCAGAGCACCTGACGGGCCGTGCCCACACCCTGGCCACCTCCCTCTGGCTGGGTGTCCTGCCCATACTGCTTCTTGGCCTGCTGGTCCACTAG